A single Macaca mulatta isolate MMU2019108-1 chromosome 11, T2T-MMU8v2.0, whole genome shotgun sequence DNA region contains:
- the LOC144332992 gene encoding L-lactate dehydrogenase B chain-like → MATLKEKLIAPVAEEEATVPNNKITVVGVGQVGMACAISILGKSLADELALVDVLEDKLKGEMMDLQHGSLFLQTPKIVADKDYSVTANSKIVVVTAGVRQQEGESRLNLVQRNVNVFKFIIPQIVKYSPDCIIIVVSNPVDILTYVTWKLSGLPKHRVIGSGCNLDSARFRYLMAEKLGIHPSSCHGWILGEHGDSSVAVWSGVNVAGVSFQELNPEMGTDNDSENWKEVHKMVVESAYEVIKLKGYTNWAIGLSVADLIESMLKNLSRIHPVSTMVKGMYGIENEVFLSLPCILNARGLTSVINQKLKDDEVAQLKKSADTLWDIQKDLKDL, encoded by the exons ATGGCAACTCTTAAGGAAAAACTCATTGCACCAGTTGCGGAAGAAGAGGCAACAGTCCCAAACAATAAGATCACTGTAGTGGGTGTTGGACAAGTTGGTATGGCGTGTGCTATCAGCATTCTGGGAAAGTCTCTGGCTGATGAACTTGCTCTTGTGGATGTTTTGGAAGATAAGCTTAAAGGAGAAATGATGGATCTGCAGCATGGGAGCTTATTTCTTCAGACGCCTAAAATTGTGGCAGATAAAGATTATTCTGTGACTGCCAATTCCAAGATTGTAGTGGTAACTGCAGGAGTCCGTCAGCAAGAAGGGGAGAGTCGGCTCAATCTGGTGCAGAGAAATGTTAATGTCTTCAAATTCATTATTCCTCAGATCGTCAAGTACAGTCCTGATTGCATCATAATTGTGGTTTCCAACCCAgtggac ATTCTTACATATGTTACCTGGAAACTAAGTGGATTACCCAAACACCGCGTGATTGGAAGTGGATGTAATCTGGATTCTGCTAGATTTCGCTACCTTATGGCTGAAAAACTTGGCATTCATCCCAGCAGCTGCCATGGATGGATTTTGGGGGAACATGGCGACTCAAGTGTGGCTGTGTGGAGTGGCGTGAATGTGGCAGGTGTTTCTTTCCAAGAATTGAATCCAGAAATGGGAACGGACAATGATAGTGAAAATTGGAAGGAAGTGCATAAGATGGTGGTTGAAAGTGCCTATGAAGTCATCAAGCTAAAAGGATATACCAACTGGGCTATTGGATTAAGTGTGGCTGATCTTATTGAATCCATGTTGAAAAATCTATCCAGGATTCATCCGGTGTCAACAATGGTAAAGGGGATGTATGGCATCGAGAATGAAGTCTTCCTGAGCCTTCCATGTATCCTCAATGCCCGAGGATTAACCAGCGTTATCAACCAGAAGCTAAAGGATGATGAAGTTGCTCAGCTCAAGAAAAGTGCGGATACCCTGTGGGACATCCAGAAGGACCTAAAAGACCTGTGA